One genomic region from Peptostreptococcaceae bacterium encodes:
- a CDS encoding polyprenyl synthetase family protein: MTFEQNMDCYKKKIEKALGHIDSLNQSTNEYQQALVDSMDYSLKAGGKRLRPMLLLEANRVLGGIQSKAMPFACALELIHTYSLIHDDLPAMDDDDLRRGKPTNHKVFGEALAILAGDALLNLAYETMLESIEDKEGLKASRILAKAAGSRGMVGGQSVDVLTEGLSIEKDILEYIHINKTSRLIQAALEMGATIAGGTKEEMEIFGRFGFNLGMAFQIKDDLLDIEGDEILFGKPIGSDLASGKNTYPSIVGIDAAKASLQSHTDYAISELEKIDGDIHFLKELAGYLLSRNA; encoded by the coding sequence ATGACATTTGAGCAAAACATGGATTGTTATAAAAAGAAGATTGAAAAAGCGCTTGGTCATATAGATTCCTTGAATCAATCTACAAATGAGTATCAACAAGCCTTGGTTGATTCAATGGATTACAGCCTTAAGGCCGGAGGCAAGCGCCTTCGTCCAATGCTGCTTCTTGAGGCTAACAGGGTACTAGGCGGAATTCAATCGAAAGCAATGCCGTTTGCCTGCGCTTTGGAGCTTATACACACATACTCGCTTATTCATGACGATTTGCCGGCTATGGACGATGACGATTTGCGTAGAGGAAAGCCTACGAACCACAAGGTGTTCGGAGAGGCACTGGCAATATTGGCCGGAGACGCACTGCTTAATCTGGCCTATGAAACAATGCTTGAATCCATAGAAGATAAAGAGGGTTTGAAAGCCTCGAGAATACTCGCCAAAGCTGCAGGTTCTAGGGGAATGGTCGGGGGGCAGAGCGTTGATGTTTTGACGGAGGGTCTTTCAATTGAAAAGGATATACTTGAATATATACACATAAACAAAACCTCAAGATTGATTCAGGCCGCTCTCGAAATGGGCGCAACAATCGCAGGAGGAACGAAAGAAGAGATGGAAATTTTTGGGCGTTTTGGATTTAATTTGGGAATGGCGTTCCAAATAAAGGACGACCTTTTGGATATTGAAGGCGATGAAATCTTGTTTGGCAAACCAATAGGCAGCGATTTGGCAAGCGGGAAAAATACATATCCAAGCATCGTCGGCATCGACGCCGCAAAGGCATCTTTGCAAAGCCATACAGACTATGCAATTTCTGAATTGGAAAAAATAGATGGCGACATACATTTTCTTAAAGAGCTTGCCGGCTATTTATTGTCAAGAAACGCTTAG
- the xseB gene encoding exodeoxyribonuclease VII small subunit, which translates to MTKKKLSFEDHMSGLKDSLEKLDHNELSLEEALKVYEKGIESYKNCNDALSAARTKVQILVESAEKETFADFEEGNLSDDI; encoded by the coding sequence ATGACCAAAAAAAAGTTGTCTTTTGAAGACCACATGTCCGGGCTAAAGGATTCATTGGAAAAACTGGACCACAACGAGTTGTCTCTCGAGGAGGCCCTAAAGGTCTACGAGAAAGGCATTGAATCCTACAAGAATTGCAACGATGCTTTAAGCGCGGCCCGAACAAAGGTGCAAATACTGGTTGAATCGGCTGAAAAAGAGACCTTTGCTGATTTTGAAGAAGGGAATTTGAGCGATGACATTTGA
- a CDS encoding exodeoxyribonuclease VII large subunit, with protein sequence MKMKTLSVSEVNHYMKRLLQADPLLNHLSVKGEISNYKANPAGYAFFTLKDAESKISCVIFSNRMNGLAFIPENGMAVTVKGNISLYEKSGVYQIYVNEMEPSGTGDLFRKFEELKIKLGKKGYFSQQQKKELPFFPKKIAIVTSSSGAALRDVLNVAKRRNKTTMLYIYPSLVQGIHAAENLAENIRLANCSSNGYDLIILTRGGGSIEELWAFNEEVLCEAIHISDIPVVSAVGHETDFTISDFTSDFRAPTPSAAAELCLPDTAKLTESIESLYAYLERNILRKFEYLQNELLASSPKGLAKKLSWRFENERKDLQYLNAAMYTSMEHALSKRQEEARGILEALNRANPDSILRKGYAIVYNESEKVVSSVEDVNLNECVTVVVKNGKIKSRITSLKKEMR encoded by the coding sequence ATGAAAATGAAAACACTTAGTGTATCGGAAGTTAATCACTATATGAAACGCTTGCTTCAGGCTGATCCCTTGCTTAACCACCTCTCGGTCAAAGGCGAAATTTCAAACTATAAGGCAAATCCGGCAGGATATGCTTTTTTTACTCTTAAGGATGCTGAAAGCAAAATAAGCTGTGTGATTTTTTCCAATAGAATGAACGGCCTTGCTTTTATTCCGGAAAACGGAATGGCGGTTACGGTAAAGGGCAATATCTCTCTTTATGAAAAATCCGGGGTTTATCAGATTTATGTAAATGAAATGGAGCCATCAGGCACGGGAGATTTGTTTAGAAAATTTGAAGAACTTAAAATCAAATTGGGGAAGAAGGGGTATTTTAGTCAGCAGCAAAAGAAAGAGCTGCCCTTTTTTCCGAAAAAAATTGCAATTGTAACTTCTTCGAGCGGCGCTGCACTCAGGGATGTTTTAAACGTGGCAAAAAGGCGCAATAAAACAACAATGTTATACATATATCCATCATTGGTTCAAGGCATTCATGCCGCAGAAAATTTGGCTGAAAATATACGCCTCGCAAATTGCTCATCTAACGGATATGATTTAATAATACTTACTAGAGGCGGAGGATCCATTGAGGAATTATGGGCCTTCAATGAAGAGGTTTTGTGTGAGGCAATTCACATTTCCGACATACCTGTAGTCTCTGCAGTTGGGCACGAAACTGATTTTACAATTTCCGATTTCACATCGGATTTTCGCGCCCCCACGCCATCGGCGGCTGCCGAACTCTGTCTTCCTGACACCGCAAAGCTCACTGAATCCATTGAATCGCTATATGCATACTTGGAAAGAAACATTTTGCGCAAGTTCGAGTACCTGCAAAATGAATTGCTTGCAAGCTCGCCAAAGGGACTGGCAAAAAAACTTTCTTGGCGATTTGAAAACGAAAGAAAAGATTTGCAATATCTTAATGCAGCCATGTATACATCCATGGAACATGCTTTGTCGAAAAGACAAGAAGAGGCGCGCGGCATACTGGAAGCTCTAAATAGGGCCAATCCGGATTCAATCCTTCGGAAGGGTTATGCAATCGTGTATAATGAATCTGAGAAGGTTGTTTCAAGCGTAGAAGATGTGAATTTGAATGAATGCGTTACTGTAGTTGTTAAAAATGGTAAAATAAAGAGCAGGATTACCTCTCTCAAGAAGGAGATGCGATAA
- a CDS encoding peptidase M22, protein MKSYSLGIDTSCYTTSLAIVDAHGEVLVDERIPLNVGDGQKGLRQSEAFYQHVLNLPGLFEKVATYADGVACISVSEKPRNNCDSYMPVFNAGTAFARAVSNLLALPIHYCSHQEGHIYSVMKESGINADLPFVAVHLSGGTAEIMNISVNGNRVESTIIGGSLDITAGQLIDRVGVMLGYAFPAGKALDGLVCESKDKSAYRTSVKNGYFNLSGIENMSEKDFADGVEPVEIIVKTFNCIANTLLEAFAQLDIANRVILMTGGVSASRFLKKALSRELKSIRFGPSGLCTDNAVGLARMGIGLSGVK, encoded by the coding sequence ATGAAATCCTATAGTCTCGGAATTGATACGAGTTGCTATACAACATCATTGGCAATTGTTGATGCTCATGGTGAAGTGCTTGTTGATGAAAGAATTCCGCTTAATGTTGGGGATGGGCAGAAGGGCTTGCGGCAATCCGAGGCCTTTTATCAGCATGTATTGAATCTTCCCGGGCTTTTTGAAAAAGTTGCGACTTATGCAGATGGGGTAGCATGCATTTCTGTAAGCGAAAAGCCCAGGAATAATTGCGATTCATATATGCCCGTTTTTAATGCCGGCACAGCCTTTGCTAGGGCGGTGTCAAATTTGCTTGCATTGCCAATTCATTATTGTTCACATCAGGAAGGACATATTTATTCAGTAATGAAGGAATCGGGTATAAATGCCGACCTTCCTTTTGTTGCCGTCCATCTTTCGGGAGGAACGGCTGAAATAATGAATATTTCAGTAAATGGAAATAGAGTTGAATCAACAATAATCGGAGGTTCTCTGGACATAACTGCCGGCCAGCTAATTGACAGAGTGGGCGTAATGCTGGGTTACGCTTTCCCTGCAGGGAAGGCGCTTGACGGCCTTGTTTGTGAAAGCAAGGATAAATCAGCATACCGCACATCGGTAAAAAACGGCTATTTCAACCTTTCCGGAATAGAGAACATGTCTGAAAAGGATTTTGCGGACGGGGTCGAACCCGTTGAAATAATTGTTAAAACCTTCAACTGCATAGCAAACACTCTTTTGGAAGCATTTGCCCAGCTTGATATTGCAAATAGAGTCATCCTAATGACAGGAGGCGTTTCTGCTAGCCGCTTTCTAAAAAAAGCATTGTCGCGCGAGCTTAAATCAATCCGATTCGGACCCTCCGGCCTTTGCACAGACAATGCGGTGGGCCTTGCTCGAATGGGAATAGGATTGTCAGGAGTCAAGTAA
- the nusB gene encoding transcription antitermination factor NusB, translating into MNRKQEREALLKILFERDLNSDSNAIEQYAGNDFIEGLFKDVFANIERIDSIITRHLKDWSIERLPAIDRSILRIALAEILYREEIPLSVSINEAVELAKKFSDDKSAKFINGLLGNLQDEIL; encoded by the coding sequence ATGAATAGAAAGCAGGAGAGGGAAGCTTTGTTAAAGATTCTCTTTGAAAGGGATTTAAATAGCGATTCGAATGCAATTGAGCAATACGCAGGAAACGATTTCATTGAAGGTCTCTTTAAAGATGTATTTGCAAATATTGAAAGAATAGATTCAATAATCACTAGGCACCTTAAAGACTGGTCAATCGAAAGGCTTCCTGCAATCGACAGGTCGATTTTAAGGATTGCTTTGGCTGAAATTCTATACCGAGAAGAAATACCCTTGTCGGTTTCCATAAACGAGGCGGTGGAGTTGGCCAAGAAATTTAGCGATGATAAGTCTGCGAAATTCATAAATGGTCTTTTGGGGAATCTGCAAGATGAAATCCTATAG
- a CDS encoding Asp23/Gls24 family envelope stress response protein has protein sequence MEDKRQLDKLEYGEVNISNEVIGIIAGLAAKEVSGVVGMNSSIGVEISEIFGKKIYNKGVKIEIDNDNAITVNLNLVIDYGIVISEICSKIQQNVKKSIETMTEMEVLAININIQGIKQDVE, from the coding sequence ATGGAAGATAAACGTCAACTTGACAAGTTGGAATATGGTGAAGTAAACATTTCAAATGAAGTAATAGGCATTATTGCAGGGCTTGCAGCTAAGGAAGTAAGCGGTGTTGTAGGAATGAATAGCAGCATAGGAGTTGAAATATCGGAAATTTTTGGTAAAAAGATTTACAACAAAGGCGTTAAGATTGAAATAGATAACGATAATGCCATTACTGTAAACCTTAATTTGGTCATTGACTATGGTATTGTTATTTCTGAAATTTGTTCAAAGATACAACAAAATGTAAAAAAATCTATTGAAACCATGACCGAGATGGAAGTATTAGCCATAAACATCAACATACAGGGAATAAAACAAGATGTGGAGTAA